Within Anaeromyxobacter diazotrophicus, the genomic segment GGCCTAGTGGTTCTCCCCGGCCGGCACGTCGCCCGGCGCCGGGGTCTCGGCGACGCCCGGGGTCGCCGTGGCGGGGGCGTCGGAGGGCGGCGGCGGCTCGGTGGCCGGCGGCTGCGCCTCGGCGGGCGCGGACGCCTGGGGCTCCGGGTGCGCCTCGCCGGCGCCCTCGATCTTCTGCGCCAGCGCGGCGAAGGGGTTGTGCGTGAGCGACGGGGACGCCTTCGGGCGCGCCTGCGGGCCCTTGTCGCCCGGCAGCCGCGGCCCGGTGTACCCGCGCTTGCGGTCGCCGGGGCCTCCCGCGCCGCCGGGGCCGCCCGGGCCGCCGCGGAAGCCGCCGCCACCGCCCGGGCCGCCGTGGCCGCCGGGCGCGCCGTGCGCGCGCTCGGGCCGCGGCGGGCGCTCGGGGCGCTCCCGGCGCTCCGCCGGAGCGCCCTCCTTCGGCGCCTCCGCGCCCGCGGCCGCCTCGCCCGGCGCGGCCGCCGCGGCGGCGCGCTCGGGGCGCGGCTCGGGCCGGCGCTCCTGGCGCTTGCGTTTCTGCGCGCCCTGGCCGCCGCCGGCCGGCCGCTGCTGCGGCCCGCCCTCGCGCGGCACGTAGATGACCGGGGTCATGAGCTCCGGCGGGGGCCCCTTCTTCTCGACCTGCGCCGTGGGGAGCGTCCCGCGCCAGATGTGCTGCTCGTACACGTTGTCGGAGCTGGTCCAGCGCCGGTTGCCGCCCTCGCGGCCCATGAGGTTGAGCCAGGAGTTCACGCGGCTGTCGAGCTCGTCGATCTCGTGCGTGAGGAGCGCCTCGAGCGTCATCGGCACCTTCGGCGAGCCGTACTCGAGGCGGCCGTGGTGGGCGAGCACGAGGTGCACGAGGTGGTGCTCGAGGTCGCGCGGCACGCCCGCGCGCCGCGCCTTGTCGTGGATCCACTGCGCGGTCATGACGAGGTGGCCGACCAGGCGGCCCTCGTCGCTGTACTCGACCTGCCGCTCGAAGGAGAGCTCGCGGATCTTGCCGAGGTCGTGCAGGAAGGCGCCGGCGACGAGCAGGTCGCGGTCGACCTGCGGGTAGTGATCGGCCAGCCGGTGGGCGAGCTTCAGGCACGAGACCGTGTGCTCGAGCAGGCCGCCCGGGTAGGCGTGGTGCACGCTCTTCGCGGCCGGCGCGCGGCGCAGCCGGCTGGCCACGTCGTCGTCCTCCAGGAAGGCGCGGACGAGCTTCTTCACGTTCTCGTCGCTCACCGCGTCGACGAGCGCGACGAGCTCCTTCCACGCCGCGTCCTCCTCCGGGCTCGGGCCGGTGCGCTCCGGCTTCTTCGGCTCCGGCGGCGGCGCCCAGACGAACTCGGCCGCCTCGAGCTGGGCGGGGTCGGCCTTCGTCACCTGCTCCAGGCGCAGCTGCGGCTTCCCCTGGAAGGCGCCGACCTGACCCTCGACCTCGACGAGGTCCTTCTCCTCGAAGATCTGGGCCAGCTCCTCGACGCGCTCGAACGCGCGCGCCTCGAGCTCGCCGGTCTTGTCGTGCAGCGTGACGGAGAGGTAAGCCTTGCCGCTCTTCGCGGTCGGGACGGCCTTGCGGGCGACGAGGAAGATGCTCTTCACCCGCTCGCCCTCCTTGACGTCCTTGACCCAGATCTTGTCCATGGTCCGCGGAAGCTAGCTCAGGCGCGGCGGCGAGACAACACGGTTTCCTCTATGTTCAGGGGGTGATGCGCCTCGATCCCGCCCGCGACGCCCTGCTCGTGGTGGACCTCCAGCACGACTTCCTGCCGGGCGGCGCGCTCGCCGTCCCCGGCGGCGACGAGGTGGTGGCGCCCATCGCCCGGCTCGCCCCCGCCTTCCCGACGGTGGTGGCCACCCAGGACTTCCACCCGCCCGGGCACGTGTCGTTCGCGTCCGCGCACCCCGGCCATCGCCCGTACGAGTCGCTGGCGCGCCCGCAGGGCGCGCAGGAGCTGTGGCCGGATCACTGCGTCCAGGGCACGCGCGGGGCGGCCTTGCACGAGGGGCTGCCCGACCGCGCGCTCACGCTCGTGCTCCGCAAGGGCACCCGCCGCGAGGTGGACTCCTACAGCGCCTTCCGGGAGAACGCCGGACCGGACGGCCGCCGGCCCACCACCGGGCTCGCCGCGTGGCTCGAGGCGCGCGGGGTGCGGCGCGTCTTCGTGTGCGGGCTGGCGCGCGACTTCTGCGTGCGCTGGAGCGCGCTCGACGCCGCCGAGGCCGGCTTCGAGGCGTGCGTCGTCGACGATCTCACCCGCGCCGTCTTCCCCGAGCGCCGCGCCGAGGTGGACGCGGCGTTCGCCAGGGCCGGCGTGCGCCTCGTGGCCGGCCGCGAGCTCGAGCGCTGAGCGCGCACATCGCCGCACCTCGCCCCGCCCCGCGGCCACGCGATTGACGGCGCCGCGCGGGCAGGGTTCGATCGCCCCCAGGAAGCCCACCCGTGGCCCCCGTCCGCTCACCCCCCGCCGCGGTCCCCGC encodes:
- a CDS encoding 3'-5' exoribonuclease YhaM family protein; this translates as MDKIWVKDVKEGERVKSIFLVARKAVPTAKSGKAYLSVTLHDKTGELEARAFERVEELAQIFEEKDLVEVEGQVGAFQGKPQLRLEQVTKADPAQLEAAEFVWAPPPEPKKPERTGPSPEEDAAWKELVALVDAVSDENVKKLVRAFLEDDDVASRLRRAPAAKSVHHAYPGGLLEHTVSCLKLAHRLADHYPQVDRDLLVAGAFLHDLGKIRELSFERQVEYSDEGRLVGHLVMTAQWIHDKARRAGVPRDLEHHLVHLVLAHHGRLEYGSPKVPMTLEALLTHEIDELDSRVNSWLNLMGREGGNRRWTSSDNVYEQHIWRGTLPTAQVEKKGPPPELMTPVIYVPREGGPQQRPAGGGQGAQKRKRQERRPEPRPERAAAAAAPGEAAAGAEAPKEGAPAERRERPERPPRPERAHGAPGGHGGPGGGGGFRGGPGGPGGAGGPGDRKRGYTGPRLPGDKGPQARPKASPSLTHNPFAALAQKIEGAGEAHPEPQASAPAEAQPPATEPPPPSDAPATATPGVAETPAPGDVPAGENH
- a CDS encoding nicotinamidase produces the protein MRLDPARDALLVVDLQHDFLPGGALAVPGGDEVVAPIARLAPAFPTVVATQDFHPPGHVSFASAHPGHRPYESLARPQGAQELWPDHCVQGTRGAALHEGLPDRALTLVLRKGTRREVDSYSAFRENAGPDGRRPTTGLAAWLEARGVRRVFVCGLARDFCVRWSALDAAEAGFEACVVDDLTRAVFPERRAEVDAAFARAGVRLVAGRELER